One segment of Eschrichtius robustus isolate mEscRob2 chromosome 3, mEscRob2.pri, whole genome shotgun sequence DNA contains the following:
- the ZMYM1 gene encoding zinc finger MYM-type protein 1 isoform X2: MTTGIQLSLASSGMNKMLPSVSTTAIQVSCSGCKKILQKGQTAYQRKGSTQLFCSTPCITEYISSLNSPALPKRTCSNCSKDILNLKDVISIQLEDTTTSKTFCSQSCLSSYEEKRKPFDTICTNSIPAKCSMCQKTTVIQYEVKYQNMKRSLCSNACFSKFHSANNLIMNCCENCGAYCSTSSSLFHILHMEAQSHYFNSSKSITAHKQKPAKTLTSVLCKSLKPSDEMIETTNDSGKTELFCSVHCFSAYSKAKMESPTVNVSMVHDASTDLLSPKKDTTPVISNIVSLADTHEALPVMNSDELQGTVSSVTANVVEDISKTSPSESSNGVANSNVEQPSLSPSSSVLSQHTTGSSIEVQKDHVSNQDATNSMKSMKISDGLRHPKFTSKVQKVKGKSRSIKKSWCSNFQQLENSIKKDVIFCYSCQLFCQKKFSYGGESFAAQGISNWKKTLEKFRKHEKSEMHSKSLQFWREYQFCDEAVNDSLSNHSKQIEGNKKYLKLIIENILFLGKQCLLLRGNDQSVSSVNKGNFLELLEIRAKDKGEEIFRLTNSQVDFYNSTQIQNDIIEIIKTEMLQDIVNEINVSSAFSIICEETTDSATKGQFSICVRYPQKTSKAILIKERFLGFIDVEEMTGTNLHRSIKTYLQQIGVDLDKIRGQAYDSTSNWRGNFNKIAAEFKKEEPRALYLHCYAHFLDLAVIRFCKEVKELRSALNTLSSLFSTIHGEMSVNFQNIYKLSQNKTCKKHTSQSCWTVHDRTLLSVIEGLPEVIETLEVLSSHSSNTSLADELSDLLALVSKFEFIFCLKFLYRVLSVTGILSKELQSETIDIFSLSSKIEAILECLSSERNDIYFKTIWDGAEEVCQKITCKGFEVERPSFQKRRKIQKTIDPSNSDSMFFPTSTEEQYKINIYYQGLDTILQNLKLCFSEFDYCKMKQISELLLKWNEPLNEATAKDVQEFYKLDADIIPELRFYRQYAKLNFVLDYDCISFSNLGHLFIQHGLHNNIPCISMLLYIALSWPVTSASVENSFSTLSRLKTYLCHTRGQEKLSGLALMAVEQELVNKLMEPERLSGTVEKFILQVKEI; encoded by the exons ATGACTACAGGCATTCAGCTTTCTCTGGCATCATCTGGCATGAATAAGATGCTTCCCTCAGTTTCAACCACAGCTATTCAGGTTTCCTGTTCTGGCTgtaaaaaaattcttcaaaaggGGCAAACTGCTTATCAGAGGAAAGGGTCTACTCAGCTTTTCTGCTCCACACCGTGCATCACTGAATACATTTCATCTCTCAATTCACCAGCTCTTCCGAAGAGAACTTGTTCAAACTGCTCaaa agacaTTTTAAATCTAAAGGATGTGATCAGTATCCAGCTGGAAGATACTACCACTAGCAAAACTTTTTGCAGCCAATCTTGTCTTTCAtcatatgaagaaaaaagaaaaccatttgaTACCATATGTACTAATAGCATTCCAGCCAAGTGCAGCATGTGTCAGAAGACTACTGTT atTCAGTATGAAGTAAAATACCAGAACATGAAACGTAGTCTTTGCAGTAATGCCTGTTTTTCAAAGTTTCACTCTGCTAACAACCTCATCATGAACTGTTGTGAGAACTGTGGAGCTTACTGTTCCACTAGCTCTAGTCTGTTCCATATACTTCACATGGAAGCACAGTCTCATTACTTTAATAGTTCAAAGAGTATTACAGCACATAAGCAG AAACCAGCCAAAACACTTACATCTGTTCTTTGCAAATCATTGAAACCCTCAGACGAAATGATTGAGACTACCAATGACTCGGGGAAGACAGAGCTTTTCTGCTCTGTTCATTGTTTCTCTGCTTACAGTAAAGCTAAGATGGAATCTCCTACAG taaATGTTTCCATGGTGCATGATGCTTCAACAGATCTCCTTTCTCCGAAGAAAGATACAACTCCAGTTATAAGCAATATAGTGTCATTGGCAGATACTCATGAAGCCCTGCCCGTCATGAACTCTGATGAATTACAAG GTACAGTTTCTTCAGTAACAGCAAATGTCGTTGAGGAT ATTTCTAAGACTTCACCCAGTGAATCAAGTAATGGTGTTGCTAATAGTAATGTGGAACAGCCAAGCCTTTCACCATCTTCATCAGTACTCAGTCAGCATACAACTGGCTCCAGTATAGAAGTACAAAAAGATCATGTGTCAAACCAAGATGCTACAAACAGTATGAAATCCATGAAAATAAGCGATGGACTACGTCACCCAAAATTTacatccaaagtacaaaaagttaAAGGTAAATCACGAAGTATTAAAAAATCTTGGTGTTCAAATTTTCAGCAATTAGAAAACAGTATTAAAAAGGATGTGATATTCTGTTATTCGTGTCAGTTGTTCTGCCAAAAAAAATTTAGCTATGGAGGAGAGTCATTTGCAGCCCAAGGGATTTCCAATTGGAAAAAAACTCTGGAAAAATTCAGAAAGCATGAAAAAAGTGAAATGCATTCAAAGTCATTGCAGTTTTGGAGGGAATACCAGTTTTGTGATGAAGCCGTTAATGACAGTTTATCTAATCATTCAAAACAGATTGAGGGAAATAAAAAGTACCTAAAGCttataattgaaaatattttatttcttggaaAGCAGTGTTTACTCTTAAGAGGAAATGACCAGTCTGtttcatctgtgaataaaggCAATTTTTTAGAATTGTTAGAAATCCGAGCAAAAGataaaggagaagaaatattTCGACTTACAAATTCACAAGTTGACTTCTACAATAGTACACAAATTCAAAATGATATTATTGAAATAATAAAGACTGAAATGTTACAAGATATTGTAAATGAGATCAATGTCTCCTCAGCTTTTTCAATAATATGTGAAGAAACAACTGATAGTGCCACTAAAGGACAATTCTCAATTTGTGTAAGatacccacagaaaacatcaaaGGCTATATTAATTAAAGAAAGATTTTTGGGTTTCATAGATGTTGAAGAGATGACTGGGACCAACTTACACAGGAGTATTAAAACTTACCTGCAGCAAATTGGAGTTGATTTGGATAAAATACGAGGCCAGGCCTATGATAGCACCAGTAATTGGAggggaaattttaataaaattgcaGCAGAATTCAAGAAGGAAGAGCCAAGAGCTTTATACCTGCATTGTTATGCACATTTTTTGGATTTAGCAGTGATTAGGTTTTGCAAAGAAGTAAAAGAGCTCCGAAGTGCTCTAAATACTCTCAGTTCTTTGTTCAGCACTATTCATGGGGAAATGTCTgtaaattttcaaaacatttataaGCTAAGTCAAAATAAAACATGCAAGAAACATACATCACAATCATGTTGGACAGTCCATGATCGTACGTTACTATCTGTGATTGAGGGTCTTCCAGAGGTTATTGAAACACTGGAAGTTCTATCAAGCCATTCTTCAAACACAAGTTTAGCTGATGAATTGAGTGATTTGTTGGCATTGGTTTCCAAATTTGAGTTTATCTTTTGTTTGAAATTCCTTTATCGAGTACTAAGTGTTACAGGAATTCTTTCCAAAGAGCTTCAAAGTGAAACCATagacattttttctttgtcttcaaaaaTAGAAGCAATTTTGGAATGTTTATCATCTGAAAGAAATGATATTTATTTCAAAACTATCTGGGATGGAGCAGAGGAAGTATGTCAAAAAATAACCTGTAAAGGTTTTGAAGTTGAAAGGCCTTcatttcagaaaagaagaaaaattcagaaaacaataGATCCTAGCAATTCAGACAGTATGTTTTTTCCTACCTCAACAGAAgaacaatataaaattaatatttattaccaAGGCTTGGATACTatattacaaaatttaaaattgtgtttttcaGAGTTTGATTATTGTAAAATGAAGCAGATTTCAGAACTGTTACTTAAATGGAATGAACCGTTAAATGAAGCAACAGCTAAAGATGTCCAAGAATTTTATAAACTTGATGCAGACATCATCCCAGAACTTAGATTTTATCGGCAATATGCAAAGCTCAACTTTGTCCTAGATTATGATTGCATCAGCTTCAGCAATCTTGGCCAtttgtttattcagcatggtcttCACAATAATATTCCTTGCATATCAATGCTATTATATATTGCTTTGTCTTGGCCAGTTACTTCAGCAAGTGTTGAAAATTCATTTTCTACACTGTCTCGTCTTAAAACATATTTATGTCATACCAGGGGACAAGAAAAGCTTAGTGGCTTAGCCCTAATGGCTGTTGAGCAGGAATTGGTAAATAAACTGATGGAACCTGAAAGACTCAGTGGAACTGTGGAAAAGTTTATCCTACAGGTGAAAGAAATATAA